In a single window of the Rhineura floridana isolate rRhiFlo1 chromosome 3, rRhiFlo1.hap2, whole genome shotgun sequence genome:
- the LOC133381506 gene encoding class I histocompatibility antigen, F10 alpha chain-like isoform X3: MPSRSSRSWKEGLPQIQQSVMNCQARTVLMIAHWMQTIFIPACFRLLLLQIAEAGPFLPLRSKGFACDESAVSFRCCSGTRWGSSSGPFCSSWRLLTSCWSSVVYDSDTRQALPQVPWIKKVEGYDTSYWNKQTEISQGDELAFRVNLVTLQNRYNQTGGFHSLQEMYSCEVGPENRKGGYFQFGYDGRDFLSFDKETLTWTAAQVEAQVSKRKLERDRAFTQHYKAYLEEECVEWLKRYLDYGKEVLQRTEPPVVKVTRQVHSDGMETLVC, from the exons ATCCAGCAGTCTGTGATGAACTGCCAGGCCCGGACGGTGCTGATGATTGCTCATTGGATGCAGACG ATCTTCATCCCTGCTTGTTTTCGATTGCTCTTGCTCCAGATTGCAGAGGCGGGGCCCTTTCTCCCGCTTCGCAGTAAGGGCTTTGCATGCGACGAGAGCGCGGTGAGTTTCAGGTGCTGCTCCGGAACCAGATGGGGCTCCTCCAGTGGCCCGTTTTGCTCCTCCTGGCGATTGCTGACTTCCTGCTGGTCGAGTGTTGTG TATGACAGCGACACAAGGCAGGCCCTGCCTCAAGTCCCCTGGATAAAGAAGGTGGAGGGCTACGATACCAGCTACTGGAACAAGCAGACCGAGATCTCGCAGGGAGATGAGCTGGCATTCAGAGTGAACCTGGTGACTCTGCAGAATCGCTACAACCAGACTGGAG GATTTCACTCCCTGCAGGAGATGTACAGCTGTGAGGTGGGCCCAGAGAACCGCAAAGGAGGGTATTTTCAGTTTGGCTACGACGGGAGGGACTTCCTCAGCTTTGacaaggagaccctcacctggacGGCAGCCCAGGTGGAGGCCCAAGTGAGCAAGAggaagctggagagagacagggctttTACCCAGCACTACAAGGCCTACCTGGAGGAGGAATGCGTTGAGTGGCTGAAGAGATACTTGGACTACGGGAAGGAGGTTCTGCAGAGGACAG AGCCACCAGTGGTGAAGGTGACACGCCAGGTACACTCAGATGGCATGGAGACCCTCGTCTGCTGA
- the LOC133381506 gene encoding RT1 class I histocompatibility antigen, AA alpha chain-like isoform X2, protein MPSRSSRSWKEGLPQIQQSVMNCQARTVLMIAHWMQTIFIPACFRLLLLQIAEAGPFLPLRSKGFACDESAVSFRCCSGTRWGSSSGPFCSSWRLLTSCWSSVVYDSDTRQALPQVPWIKKVEGYDTSYWNKQTEISQGDELAFRVNLVTLQNRYNQTGGFHSLQEMYSCEVGPENRKGGYFQFGYDGRDFLSFDKETLTWTAAQVEAQVSKRKLERDRAFTQHYKAYLEEECVEWLKRYLDYGKEVLQRTAVSQYWMTLSTPPEPAMCLQADYDLWEPYESVTSNSICHEPPCSDLSHQW, encoded by the exons ATCCAGCAGTCTGTGATGAACTGCCAGGCCCGGACGGTGCTGATGATTGCTCATTGGATGCAGACG ATCTTCATCCCTGCTTGTTTTCGATTGCTCTTGCTCCAGATTGCAGAGGCGGGGCCCTTTCTCCCGCTTCGCAGTAAGGGCTTTGCATGCGACGAGAGCGCGGTGAGTTTCAGGTGCTGCTCCGGAACCAGATGGGGCTCCTCCAGTGGCCCGTTTTGCTCCTCCTGGCGATTGCTGACTTCCTGCTGGTCGAGTGTTGTG TATGACAGCGACACAAGGCAGGCCCTGCCTCAAGTCCCCTGGATAAAGAAGGTGGAGGGCTACGATACCAGCTACTGGAACAAGCAGACCGAGATCTCGCAGGGAGATGAGCTGGCATTCAGAGTGAACCTGGTGACTCTGCAGAATCGCTACAACCAGACTGGAG GATTTCACTCCCTGCAGGAGATGTACAGCTGTGAGGTGGGCCCAGAGAACCGCAAAGGAGGGTATTTTCAGTTTGGCTACGACGGGAGGGACTTCCTCAGCTTTGacaaggagaccctcacctggacGGCAGCCCAGGTGGAGGCCCAAGTGAGCAAGAggaagctggagagagacagggctttTACCCAGCACTACAAGGCCTACCTGGAGGAGGAATGCGTTGAGTGGCTGAAGAGATACTTGGACTACGGGAAGGAGGTTCTGCAGAGGACAG CTGTATCCCAGTATTGGATGACTTTGTCGACTCCTCCGGAGcctgctatgtgccttcaagctgattatgacttatgggaaccctatgaatcagtgacctccaacagcatctgccatgaaccaccctgttcagatctt AGCCACCAGTGGTGA
- the LOC133381506 gene encoding H-2 class I histocompatibility antigen, Q10 alpha chain-like isoform X1 → MPSRSSRSWKEGLPQIQQSVMNCQARTVLMIAHWMQTIFIPACFRLLLLQIAEAGPFLPLRSKGFACDESAVSFRCCSGTRWGSSSGPFCSSWRLLTSCWSSVVYDSDTRQALPQVPWIKKVEGYDTSYWNKQTEISQGDELAFRVNLVTLQNRYNQTGGFHSLQEMYSCEVGPENRKGGYFQFGYDGRDFLSFDKETLTWTAAQVEAQVSKRKLERDRAFTQHYKAYLEEECVEWLKRYLDYGKEVLQRTAVSQYWMTLSTPPEPAMCLQADYDLWEPYESVTSNSICHEPPCSDLSMVCAKLSSNITFQMS, encoded by the exons ATCCAGCAGTCTGTGATGAACTGCCAGGCCCGGACGGTGCTGATGATTGCTCATTGGATGCAGACG ATCTTCATCCCTGCTTGTTTTCGATTGCTCTTGCTCCAGATTGCAGAGGCGGGGCCCTTTCTCCCGCTTCGCAGTAAGGGCTTTGCATGCGACGAGAGCGCGGTGAGTTTCAGGTGCTGCTCCGGAACCAGATGGGGCTCCTCCAGTGGCCCGTTTTGCTCCTCCTGGCGATTGCTGACTTCCTGCTGGTCGAGTGTTGTG TATGACAGCGACACAAGGCAGGCCCTGCCTCAAGTCCCCTGGATAAAGAAGGTGGAGGGCTACGATACCAGCTACTGGAACAAGCAGACCGAGATCTCGCAGGGAGATGAGCTGGCATTCAGAGTGAACCTGGTGACTCTGCAGAATCGCTACAACCAGACTGGAG GATTTCACTCCCTGCAGGAGATGTACAGCTGTGAGGTGGGCCCAGAGAACCGCAAAGGAGGGTATTTTCAGTTTGGCTACGACGGGAGGGACTTCCTCAGCTTTGacaaggagaccctcacctggacGGCAGCCCAGGTGGAGGCCCAAGTGAGCAAGAggaagctggagagagacagggctttTACCCAGCACTACAAGGCCTACCTGGAGGAGGAATGCGTTGAGTGGCTGAAGAGATACTTGGACTACGGGAAGGAGGTTCTGCAGAGGACAG CTGTATCCCAGTATTGGATGACTTTGTCGACTCCTCCGGAGcctgctatgtgccttcaagctgattatgacttatgggaaccctatgaatcagtgacctccaacagcatctgccatgaaccaccctgttcagatctt tccatggtatgcgcaaagctctcctccaacattacatttcaaatgagttga